The Trypanosoma brucei gambiense DAL972 chromosome 10, complete sequence genome has a segment encoding these proteins:
- a CDS encoding HIRA-interacting protein 5, putative has product MRVGSWLFYRAGPFYVARCPHIAQELTRGCLTPKAHVDSKRSFFVSFRETPNEACYKFFVKGVEFLPQSGNTLRFDFDNCHQSPLAKHILHNLPMVEEVTIGRDFVTVRRVDDDDTAAAVRQYAVRLGGNPTATPEETAERSAALQRKVMDAMEENCEQVKTLSGRNDPNESVDGGGENTEDNLGSQGGVALDSVDEAALRDLVRSTHWSELKLHVSALLTDHLYSGRAHIDADAPHPHPDTIPQDGDSEVVVVLKELISTTIRPQLQADGGDIRFVGLADSVMLVEMLGACRKCRSSKTTLRDMIERTTRHWVPEVQKVEEVERGGSHERQRQGKD; this is encoded by the coding sequence ATGCGGGTCGGTTCCTGGTTGTTTTACCGCGCTGGTCCTTTCTACGTTGCCCGCTGCCCGCATATAGCGCAGGAGCTGACTCGAGGATGTCTAACCCCCAAAGCACACGTGGATTCCAAGAGGAGCTTCTTCGTTTCCTTCCGCGAAACGCCAAATGAAGCGTGCTATAAGTTTTTTGTCAAAGGCGTCGAATTTCTCCCACAAAGTGGAAATACACTTCGTTTCGATTTTGACAACTGCCATCAATCGCCCCTTGCCAAGCACATTCTCCACAATCTCCCTATGGTGGAGGAAGTTACCATTGGGAGGGATTTTGTGACGGTGCGCCGTGTGGACGATGACGACACGGCGGCTGCAGTGCGACAGTACGCTGTTAGACTCGGCGGTAATCCCACCGCGACACCGGAAGAAACGGCCGAACGGTCAGCGGCGCTCCAGCGGAAGGTTATGGACGCCATGGAAGAAAACTGCGAGCAGGTAAAAACACTTTCTGGTCGCAATGACCCTAACGAAAGTGTGGACGGTGGCGGCGAAAACACCGAGGATAATCTAGGTTCGCAGGGCGGGGTTGCACTAGACTCAGTGGATGAGGCCGCTCTGCGTGATCTGGTGCGCAGCACACATTGGAGTGAGCTAAAGCTTCATGTTAGCGCCCTTCTCACGGATCACCTGTACAGTGGTCGGGCTCATATCGACGCAGATGCTCCTCACCCGCATCCAGATACCATCCCACAGGATGGCGATTCTGaggtagtggtggtgttgaAAGAACTTATCTCTACCACGATTAGACCACAGCTTCAAGCTGACGGTGGTGACATTCGCTTTGTTGGGCTTGCGGATTCAGTGATGCTGGTTGAGATGCTGGGAGCGTGCCGTAAGTGTAGGAGCAGCAAGACAACTCTGAGGGATATGATTGAGCGGACGACACGGCACTGGGTACCAGAAGTGCAGAAAGTTGAGGAGGTGGAGCGCGGGGGCTCGCATGAAAGGCAACGGCAAGGCAAGGACTAA
- a CDS encoding autophagy protein, putative — MERLKYLMHDFRIEISFWYELEKRKLHEWRLSEPIIRSPVFGVTSSSSSGIYRSLVSLRAESLSASRVNVTRRLRDETSVSEGDPIDDHSGGTGTSLRCVHTLHDGFIQNFNTAKQLYQLPRRSALWDILKKSLLLPLYTCCKNKCEENVTECPSAEELAWEDVNFSIMALYTYADLKSHRFLYSVAFPVFDLGSPVFVQRRVKGGYTAAGSEFKGVYFPNQFAVDRVHAHLLEKLQKRPENGPNPFIVVRSSAADVKGKGNNDDGCVIFLPFSPKSMEAASNHSMPLIAFLDYSSEGSPGWAVRNIVSALRLAQPLITSFALYCVRNNDVSESVLFHCMCEPLSYTLEEVVEGVSPAKVVGWVDPESDGGAPSVHTIDLGPLMSPDKLADASAGLNLTLMKWRALPELNLDRLAQCKALLLGTGTLGCNVARQLLMWGVRHITLVDRGKVSFSNPVRQTLFELSDVNNPREEERNKAIAAAKALKRILPGVNARGVPLTIHMPGHRVDKAREEEVKAEIEALDELIRSHDVVFLLTDSREARWLPTLMATAHCKPTVNVALAFDTYVVMRHGLDPPEGSDKGVKYVRLGCYFCSDSVAPRDSITARTLDQQCTVTRPGLSAIASAIAVELLAQLYNHPLGFACPPYVQSERDATPGVSDSVAGGAVCPLGTIPQQIRGSVAHHNVYTLHGCRYEQCTACSDPIVRSYKDEGSAFVLRCINDPMYIEEVSGVKAFKESCALDSCDGWDDDVDNQ, encoded by the coding sequence ATGGAGCGCTTGAAGTATTTGATGCATGATTTTCGCATTGAGATCAGTTTTTGGTATGAactggaaaagaggaaactaCATGAATGGAGGCTGTCCGAGCCCATCATTCGCTCGCCAGTATTTGGTGTTACGAGTTCCTCATCTTCAGGTATCTATCGGTCATTAGTATCGCTGAGGGCGGAAAGCTTGTCCGCGAGCCGTGTGAATGTCACGAGGCGTCTTAGGGACGAAACATCGGTGAGTGAAGGAGACCCAATCGACGACCATTCTGGTGGTACCGGCACGAGTTTGCGGTGTGTGCACACACTACACGATGGCTTTATTCAAAACTTTAATACGGCTAAGCAACTTTACCAACTTCCTCGTCGTAGCGCATTGTGGgatattttgaaaaagtcacttcttcttcctctgtaTACTTGTTGCAAAAATAAGTGCGAGGAAAACGTAACTGAATGTCCTTCTGCGGAGGAACTAGCGTGGGAAGACGTAAACTTCTCAATTATGGCGCTTTACACGTACGCGGACCTTAAAAGCCACCGTTTCCTTTATTCGGTTGCCTTTCCTGTTTTTGATCTTGGCTCTCCTGTCTTTGTTCAACGGCGCGTAAAAGGTGGTTATACTGCTGCTGGGTCTGAATTTAAAGGTGTTTACTTTCCGAATCAATTTGCTGTTGACCGCGTTCATGCGCATTTGTTGGAGAAACTGCAGAAGAGACCCGAGAATGGACCCAATCCCTTTATTGTCGTGCGATCTTCCGCTGCTGATGTGAAGGGTAAAGGAAACAATGATGATGGGTGTGTTATATTTCTACCATTCTCGCCCAAGTCTATGGAAGCAGCGTCGAATCATTCAATGCCGTTGATTGCTTTCCTGGACTATTCTTCTGAAGGCTCGCCCGGATGGGCTGTGCGCAACATTGTTAGTGCTCTTCGATTGGCGCAGCCACTCATTACTTCGTTTGCTTTATACTGCGTGCGGAACAACGATGTGTCAGAGAGCGTCCTCTTTCACTGTATGTGCGAGCCACTTTCCTATACCTTAGAGGAGGTTGTAGAAGGTGTTAGTCCAGCCAAAGTAGTTGGCTGGGTGGATCCGGAAAGCGACGGTGGGGCCCCGAGCGTTCACACTATTGATCTGGGCCCCCTGATGTCTCCGGATAAACTGGCCGACGCGAGCGCTGGGCTTAACTTAACTTTGATGAAGTGGCGCGCGCTGCCTGAACTTAACCTCGATAGGCTGGCGCAGTGCAAAGCTCTACTGTTAGGGACAGGAACGCTCGGTTGCAACGTGGCACGGCAGTTGCTCATGTGGGGTGTGAGGCATATCACACTTGTGGATCGCGGTAAAGTGTCATTTTCAAACCCGGTTCGACAAACACTCTTTGAGTTGTCTGACGTCAACAACCCACGGGAAGAAGAACGAAATAAAGCCATTGCCGCAGCTAAGGCACTGAAACGTATCCTTCCTGGTGTAAACGCACGTGGTGTGCCATTGACAATACACATGCCCGGTCACCGCGTGGACAAGGCCCGTGAGGAAGAAGTAAAGGCAGAAATAGAGGCTCTGGATGAACTCATACGCTCACACGATGTGGTGTTCTTGTTGACTGACAGCCGAGAAGCGCGCTGGTTACCTACACTAATGGCCACTGCACACTGTAAACCAACCGTTAATGTTGCACTTGCATTTGACACATATGTTGTTATGCGCCATGGATTGGACCCACCGGAAGGCAGTGACAAAGGGGTGAAGTACGTTCGTCTGGGTTGCTACTTCTGCAGTGATTCCGTCGCCCCTCGGGACAGTATTACCGCTCGCACGCTTGACCAGCAGTGCACTGTCACTCGGCCTGGTCTCTCAGCGATTGCATCTGCTATTGCAGTGGAGTTGCTTGCCCAACTTTACAACCACCCTCTGGGATTTGCCTGTCCTCCTTACGTCCAGAGTGAGAGGGACGCGACACCGGGGGTCTCCGATTCCGTTGCAGGTGGCGCTGTTTGCCCTTTGGGCACGATCCCACAGCAAATACGTGGTAGCGTCGCCCACCACAACGTTTACACACTCCATGGTTGCCGTTACGAGCAGTGCACCGCATGCTCCGATCCTATCGTACGCTCATACAAGGACGAGGGGTCAGCTTTTGTGCTACGATGTATCAACGACCCTATGTACATTGAAGAAGTAAGTGGGGTGAAAGCATTTAAAGAAAGTTGTGCTCTTGATAGTTGCGACGGCTGGGATGATGATGTGGACAATCAGTAG
- a CDS encoding procyclic form surface glycoprotein, putative, producing the protein MCIEQLVHSVGEFFKTAVACLCCLLIGGPVLIGVGVLFLSSDDPRDNFKKAVSAFDPKPLESWTGTFSDVKATVRRQSLSVAGFGPIPSVYTEATVPVSGNTDGSQLVVKVNINTVAPFTRRSPLHATRERWFSCSSSQCSGYSRKCDCQEKHEQFRNKCYSQGGQYTTQTSKCRLGEKCGYCKQEVYLSKLYLVAASDGKGEYRESTQYQSALYSFGHLSQGYEAVPQDKVQVQLYSEGDPFIALERETMGEGEFGVPNRTMGIACIVAGSLLLLLEIAVCVCVVCFCLKRKGSSSNDTGDPDTPQGDGSPYTYGQSQPPPPPGYAYGQPLPQQGYTYGQPPPPQQGYPYGQPPPPQQGHTYGQPPPPQQGGYTYGKPPPQQGYTYGQPPPPQGGYTYGQPPPPPQQGHSYGQAPCPQPNPTV; encoded by the coding sequence ATGTGCATCGAACAGCTCGTGCACTCTGTCGGTGAATTCTTCAAGACCGCGGTTGCGTGCCTATGTTGTCTCCTCATTGGAGGCCCTGTCCTCATCGGTGTTGGCGTACTTTTCCTCTCCAGCGACGACCCTCGTGACAATTTCAAGAAGGCGGTGAGTGCATTCGACCCAAAGCCCCTGGAGAGTTGGACTGGAACATTCAGTGATGTGAAGGCCACCGTCAGACGGCAGTCACTGTCCGTCGCGGGTTTTGGTCCGATACCGTCCGTTTACACTGAAGCCACCGTCCCGGTTAGCGGTAACACCGATGGCAGCCAACTGGTAGTGAAGGTGAACATTAACACCGTCGCACCGTTCACGCGGAGGTCACCTCTTCATGCAACAAGGGAGAGATGGTTCTCCTGCAGTTCTTCTCAATGTTCTGGATATTCCAGAAAATGTGACTGTCAAGAGAAGCACGAGCAATTTAGGAACAAGTGCTATTCACAAGGTGGCCAATACACTACTCAAACCTCGAAATGTCGGTTGGGTGAAAAGTGCGGCTACTGCAAGCAGGAAGTGTATTTGTCCAAGCTCTATCTTGTCGCTGCAAGCGATGGAAAAGGGGAGTACAGGGAAAGTACCCAATATCAGAGCGCGTTGTACAGTTTTGGACATCTGTCCCAGGGATACGAGGCGGTACCCCAGGATAAGGTTCAGGTGCAGTTATACAGTGAGGGAGATCCTTTCATCGCACTCGAGCGTGAAACGATGGGCGAGGGTGAATTCGGCGTTCCGAATCGGACAATGGGAATCGCTTGTATCGTGGCCGGATCGCTGCTCCTTCTTCTGGAAATtgccgtgtgtgtgtgtgtagtttGCTTCTGTCTGAAGCGTAAGGGCTCTTCATCCAATGATACGGGTGATCCTGATACACCTCAGGGGGATGGCTCTCCTTATACATACGGACAATcacaaccaccaccaccaccaggtTATGCCTACGGCCAACCACTGCCGCAGCAGGGCTACACGTATGGgcaaccaccaccgccgcaaCAAGGTTATCCCTATGggcaaccaccaccaccgcaacAAGGGCACACGTATGGCcaaccaccaccgccgcaaCAAGGAGGGTATACTTATGGGAAGCCACCACCGCAACAAGGGTACACGTATGGCcaaccgccaccaccacaaggAGGCTATACTTACGGCcaaccgccaccaccgccacaacAGGGTCACTCTTATGGGCAAGCGCCCTGCCCCCAACCAAATCCTACAGTGTAG